One genomic region from Bacillus aquiflavi encodes:
- the queA gene encoding tRNA preQ1(34) S-adenosylmethionine ribosyltransferase-isomerase QueA → MKVDLFDFHLPEELIAQTPLENRTDSRLMVLNKETGMLTHDIFKNIGSYLQKGDCLVLNDTRVLPARLFGIKSGTGAKIEVLLLKQCDGDRWETLVKPAKRVKIGTKIIFGNGILSAVCVGENEHGGRILDFQYNGIFYEILDELGEMPLPPYIKEQLDSKERYQTVFARHEGSAAAPTAGLHFTEELLNQLKEAGIHLAFITLHVGLGTFRPVNVENIADHEMHSEYYHISERTAQLLNDVREQGGKIITVGTTSTRTLETIASANNGMFKGESGWTDIFIFPGYQFKAIDGMITNFHLPKSTLIMLVSALAGREAILHAYRTAVMEKYRFFSFGDAMLIK, encoded by the coding sequence ATGAAAGTAGACTTATTTGATTTTCATTTACCAGAGGAATTGATTGCCCAAACACCATTAGAAAACCGAACTGATAGCCGACTTATGGTATTAAATAAAGAAACGGGAATGCTCACTCATGACATTTTTAAAAATATCGGGTCATATTTGCAAAAGGGTGATTGCCTCGTTTTAAATGATACTCGTGTTTTACCCGCCAGGCTCTTTGGGATAAAAAGCGGTACAGGTGCAAAAATCGAAGTCCTTTTATTAAAACAATGTGATGGCGATCGATGGGAAACACTCGTTAAACCAGCAAAGAGAGTTAAAATCGGAACAAAAATCATCTTCGGAAACGGAATTTTATCTGCAGTATGTGTTGGTGAAAACGAACATGGAGGAAGAATTCTTGACTTTCAATATAATGGGATTTTTTATGAAATATTAGATGAATTAGGGGAAATGCCCCTACCTCCATATATTAAAGAACAACTGGATAGTAAAGAACGTTATCAAACTGTTTTTGCTCGTCATGAAGGATCAGCTGCTGCGCCTACTGCAGGGCTTCATTTTACTGAGGAATTACTGAACCAGCTTAAAGAAGCTGGCATTCATCTTGCTTTTATTACTCTTCATGTAGGACTCGGTACATTTAGACCAGTTAATGTAGAAAATATCGCTGATCATGAAATGCACTCTGAGTATTATCATATTTCAGAAAGAACGGCTCAGCTTTTAAATGATGTACGTGAACAAGGTGGAAAAATTATTACAGTAGGTACAACGTCAACCCGCACTCTTGAAACGATCGCTTCTGCAAATAACGGTATGTTTAAAGGAGAAAGCGGCTGGACAGATATTTTTATTTTTCCTGGTTATCAATTTAAGGCGATTGATGGTATGATAACAAATTTCCATTTACCGAAATCAACCCTTATTATGTTAGTAAGTGCTCTTGCTGGCCGGGAAGCTATTTTACACGCATATAGAACAGCTGTCATGGAAAAGTATCGCTTTTTCAGCTTTGGTGATGCAATGCTAATTAAATAA
- a CDS encoding DUF2905 domain-containing protein, with amino-acid sequence MTGMSKLFMIIGGIIFLIGFLMQFINIGKLPGDIVIKKGNTTFYFPIVTSILLSVILSVVLYFFSRFR; translated from the coding sequence GTGACAGGTATGTCAAAGCTGTTCATGATTATTGGAGGTATCATTTTTTTAATTGGCTTTCTCATGCAATTTATTAACATCGGAAAACTTCCTGGAGATATTGTGATAAAAAAGGGAAATACGACATTTTACTTTCCGATTGTGACATCTATCCTTTTAAGCGTTATATTATCTGTTGTTCTTTATTTTTTTAGCCGCTTTCGCTAG